One region of Miscanthus floridulus cultivar M001 chromosome 19, ASM1932011v1, whole genome shotgun sequence genomic DNA includes:
- the LOC136526569 gene encoding protein PXR1-like, protein MARIHLKSPAVGDRKTTRSSPNKEARFLVLGEELVKEEDKKKKSVAFKVGTSSSKNKSKDKAKKEESSDEECSHDDSDDEALTLFVRKFGKMMKKKGYGSRKRRDHFKNKEYVRLCYKCKSPDYVVADCPYNSDNEDNEKKKSKKEKKEKKEKKMTFKKKKGGFYVVT, encoded by the exons ATGGCCCGTATACACCTCAAGTCACCTGCCGTGGGTGATAGGAAGACAACCAGATCGTCGCCAAACAAGGAGGCGCGGTTCCTGGTCCTTGGCGAAG AGCTTGTGAAggaggaagacaagaagaagaagagtgtggcattcaaggtcggcacttcatcctccaagaacaagagcaaagaCAAGGCTAAGaaggaagaatcaagtgatgaagaatgctctcatgatgatagtgatgatgaagcactaactctctttgtgcgcaagtttggcaagatgatgaagaagaaaggctatggttcaaggaagagaagagatcACTTCAAGAACAAGGAGTATGTGAGGTTATGCTACAAATGTAAGAGCCCCGATTATGTTGTAGCAgattgtccctataatagtgacaatgaggataatgagaagaagaaaagcaagaaagagaagaaggagaagaaagagaagaagatgaccttcaagaagaagaagggtggattcTATGTTGTCACATGA